A single region of the Myxococcales bacterium genome encodes:
- a CDS encoding cytochrome c maturation protein CcmE, with product MPAASSSASLTEPVSTGIPAWLKGMVVLVLLTGAVAFLLFGSQASDAFVYSKLVNEVALNPAAYVNRELRVEGDLKQGSVKFREQPCEWRFVLSKSGHDMPVEFPQCVVPDTFRDGMGISVTVQGRVRSDGTFIANQLIPRCPSKYEMNQRKAKGETMPHAPNPPSL from the coding sequence ATGCCAGCCGCCTCATCGTCCGCTTCCCTGACCGAACCTGTTTCCACGGGAATTCCAGCGTGGTTAAAGGGAATGGTGGTGCTCGTCCTTTTGACAGGGGCTGTGGCGTTCCTGTTGTTTGGGAGCCAGGCCTCGGATGCGTTTGTGTACTCGAAACTTGTCAATGAGGTGGCGTTGAACCCCGCTGCCTACGTGAATCGTGAGTTGCGGGTGGAGGGAGATCTCAAACAAGGCTCCGTCAAATTCCGCGAGCAGCCGTGCGAGTGGCGTTTTGTGTTATCAAAGAGCGGCCACGATATGCCGGTTGAGTTTCCTCAGTGCGTGGTGCCCGATACGTTTCGGGACGGGATGGGTATCAGCGTGACTGTGCAGGGGAGGGTGAGGTCCGACGGGACATTTATCGCTAATCAACTCATTCCGCGCTGCCCCTCCAAGTACGAAATGAACCAGCGCAAGGCAAAAGGTGAAACCATGCCGCACGCGCCCAACCCGCCATCGCTGTAA
- a CDS encoding flippase-like domain-containing protein, protein MVRVRGIALVLVACACSAAALYWVFGDISIGAVWRERHRVRLDVYAWVYPVSGAGFLSLAWRLRILAALQTQMPWLTSIRAVFAGYLGNAALPVRAGEVIKAAYIARQSALPFGTALGWIAVERVVDLCCLLLCALWIIPWVMGKSALGGGVYIFLALTACGVTCVVIATLRPMWMRAVMTLLLSTLGARISGWLRPKADNFLDGLSALAGGRRAGLLLLSTLLYWVSTLLTMQIWLAAFDLHTPWYGSVLLLAFLAFGTALPAAAAYIGTYHFAVVAALGVLGVAKERAAALAVFVHAAGIIPWALVAVILLSAAFKRGELPTHVPRG, encoded by the coding sequence ATGGTACGTGTTCGAGGGATCGCGCTCGTCTTGGTGGCTTGTGCATGTAGCGCCGCAGCGCTTTACTGGGTCTTTGGCGACATATCCATAGGCGCGGTTTGGCGCGAGCGACATCGCGTGCGTTTGGATGTGTATGCGTGGGTGTACCCGGTTTCTGGAGCCGGGTTTCTCAGTCTTGCCTGGCGTTTGCGAATCTTGGCGGCTCTACAGACTCAGATGCCCTGGCTTACCAGCATACGGGCCGTCTTTGCGGGATACTTGGGCAACGCGGCATTACCGGTGCGTGCCGGCGAAGTGATCAAGGCTGCCTACATCGCTCGACAATCCGCTTTGCCCTTTGGCACCGCGCTTGGCTGGATAGCGGTGGAGCGGGTGGTGGATTTGTGCTGCCTGCTCCTCTGCGCGCTTTGGATCATTCCGTGGGTTATGGGGAAGTCCGCACTTGGAGGCGGCGTGTACATATTTTTGGCATTGACGGCGTGTGGCGTGACGTGCGTGGTCATCGCCACGCTGCGTCCGATGTGGATGCGCGCGGTCATGACGTTACTCCTCAGCACGCTCGGGGCGAGAATATCGGGCTGGCTAAGGCCTAAAGCCGACAACTTCCTCGATGGGCTCAGCGCGCTGGCCGGAGGACGCCGGGCAGGGCTGCTGCTCCTAAGCACACTGCTGTATTGGGTATCCACGCTTCTTACGATGCAAATCTGGCTCGCGGCATTTGATCTACACACTCCATGGTACGGCAGCGTGTTGCTGCTGGCATTTCTGGCGTTTGGTACCGCCTTGCCCGCCGCCGCTGCCTACATCGGAACATATCACTTTGCTGTGGTGGCAGCGCTTGGTGTGCTGGGCGTCGCCAAGGAACGGGCAGCTGCGCTTGCGGTGTTTGTGCATGCCGCAGGCATCATCCCTTGGGCGCTCGTTGCGGTTATTTTGCTTTCGGCCGCATTCAAAAGAGGGGAGCTACCAACCCATGTACCTAGGGGCTGA
- the mraZ gene encoding division/cell wall cluster transcriptional repressor MraZ, translated as MFRGRYEHAVDAKGRTSLPAHFREVLAVAGDMRLILTTGLEPCLVAYPLCEWLAFEERLAALPKFDRSVAMLRRIYVSGAVECDLDRLGRLLIPATLREHAQLKREALWAGMGKHIELWAKDEFERINRGVLDDEDAREQMAARLAELGL; from the coding sequence GTGTTTCGGGGACGCTATGAGCATGCGGTCGATGCCAAGGGGCGCACATCTTTACCTGCGCACTTTCGTGAGGTGTTGGCGGTCGCTGGGGATATGCGGCTCATTCTCACCACGGGGTTAGAGCCGTGTCTTGTGGCCTATCCACTGTGTGAATGGTTGGCGTTTGAAGAGCGCTTGGCAGCGTTGCCGAAATTCGATCGTAGCGTCGCCATGCTGAGACGCATTTATGTCTCGGGCGCTGTGGAGTGCGATCTTGATAGACTTGGACGCCTGCTTATCCCCGCGACGCTACGCGAGCATGCCCAGCTCAAACGCGAAGCGCTCTGGGCGGGAATGGGCAAACACATCGAGCTTTGGGCGAAGGACGAGTTTGAGCGCATCAACCGCGGGGTGCTCGATGATGAGGACGCGCGCGAGCAGATGGCTGCGCGCTTGGCGGAGCTAGGACTCTAG
- a CDS encoding aspartate carbamoyltransferase catalytic subunit, giving the protein MTELQAEPFGARHVLDIAGLNKRDAETILETANAFFEVSRRAVRKVPTLRGKTVINGFFEPSTRTRTSFEIAGKRLSADVINVAGSSSSITKGESLLDTCRTLQAMQPDVIVIRHGSSGAAEFVAQHTSAHVINAGDGMHAHPTQALLDAFTLLKVKGTLENLVVTICGDIAHSRVARSNIALLRVFGAKVRVVAPRTLLPAFIERLGVEVFDDLEPALNGADVVMALRIQKERLNSTEFPTLREYSRVYGITAPRLSLAKPDAVVMHPGPMNRGVEIAPDVADGTRSLILNQVEAGVAVRMAILYLLTGDTGERTSVKTVGE; this is encoded by the coding sequence ATGACGGAGCTACAAGCAGAACCGTTTGGTGCGCGACATGTGCTTGACATCGCGGGGTTAAACAAACGCGATGCCGAGACCATCTTGGAGACGGCCAACGCGTTTTTTGAGGTCTCGAGGCGAGCAGTGCGCAAGGTCCCGACCTTGCGCGGCAAAACCGTCATCAACGGATTCTTTGAACCGTCCACCCGCACACGTACCTCCTTCGAGATTGCTGGCAAACGGCTTTCCGCCGATGTGATCAATGTTGCGGGTTCAAGCTCCAGCATCACCAAGGGCGAGTCCCTACTCGATACGTGTAGAACTTTACAAGCCATGCAACCCGACGTGATCGTCATTCGGCACGGGTCATCTGGTGCTGCGGAGTTTGTCGCACAGCATACCTCGGCGCATGTCATCAATGCGGGGGATGGAATGCATGCGCATCCCACGCAAGCCCTGCTCGATGCGTTTACTTTACTCAAGGTGAAGGGAACTCTTGAGAACCTGGTTGTGACCATCTGTGGCGACATTGCACATTCCAGGGTGGCACGGTCCAACATCGCTCTTCTGCGCGTGTTTGGCGCGAAGGTCCGCGTGGTGGCTCCCCGGACGCTTTTGCCTGCATTCATAGAGCGGCTTGGCGTCGAGGTGTTCGATGATCTGGAGCCGGCACTCAATGGCGCCGATGTCGTGATGGCGCTCCGCATTCAAAAAGAACGGCTAAATAGCACTGAATTTCCAACCTTACGAGAATATTCTCGTGTGTACGGAATTACAGCACCTCGCCTGTCGCTTGCAAAACCAGACGCGGTCGTGATGCACCCAGGACCCATGAACCGCGGCGTGGAAATTGCGCCAGATGTCGCGGACGGGACCCGAAGCTTGATCTTAAACCAAGTGGAGGCCGGGGTGGCCGTGCGCATGGCCATTCTCTACTTGCTCACCGGCGATACGGGCGAGCGCACCTCGGTTAAAACCGTCGGCGAGTAG
- a CDS encoding AtpZ/AtpI family protein: MPLIGPENREQLKTAMRVSAVGIELALSVAVGYFGGRWLDNQLGVSPYLRISGLILGVIAGFHSLYRLTRTVNLDKM; encoded by the coding sequence ATGCCACTGATCGGGCCAGAGAATCGCGAGCAACTCAAGACCGCCATGCGTGTCAGCGCGGTGGGAATCGAGTTGGCGCTATCCGTCGCGGTTGGTTACTTCGGTGGTCGCTGGCTCGACAATCAACTTGGCGTGAGTCCCTACTTGAGGATATCGGGATTGATCCTCGGCGTCATCGCCGGCTTTCATTCGCTCTATCGACTCACGCGCACCGTCAATCTCGACAAGATGTGA
- a CDS encoding sugar phosphorylase, whose translation MKTLVSQLYGTEQQLRIWSKVEALQERYRDLSNRVSKRPSLSEADVVLIAYPDQVSEPGQRPLMTLRNVLAQWAKRLVSALHLLPIHPYSSDDGFSVVDFRTVNPEFGTWRDVEALAAEYQLMLDAVINHVSQQSAWFAAYKRNESPYNQYFIEANDAFEVSQVYRARATPLLTTIQTSVGERRVWTSFSHDQIDLNYANPEVLLEMLDVLLSYVRHGARWLRLDAAGLLWKESGTSCLHLPQTHAVIQLIRSVLDLSAPHVGIVPQINGPWSENVPYLGDGHNEAQMIYHYALPVMVWHALTFARSTELHEWLSTLSLPSDDTYLYNFLACHDGISLRPARGLIAEPDLAQMLEAAVNNGGLINFRKDRTGQEVPYEVAITYYDALNAKSLPADTAVARFRIAHAILLSISGVPAIYFQSLLGARSWHEGFLKTGINRTLNRRKYQRQELDILLTDTHFYHHRVYSDLAHLIAARRIEAAFHPNASQHMLKLDARILGIRRDRMDQSGSVYALHNLSSETVTWSLRSQTAGAHVQDLLHATSFSAQGHRFGGSLKPYQVRWLLELRT comes from the coding sequence ATGAAGACGCTCGTCTCTCAGCTCTATGGCACAGAGCAGCAACTCCGCATCTGGTCGAAGGTCGAGGCTTTGCAAGAGCGCTATCGGGATTTATCCAATCGAGTGTCTAAGCGGCCGTCCTTATCCGAGGCGGATGTGGTGCTGATTGCCTATCCAGATCAGGTCAGTGAGCCAGGGCAGAGGCCCCTAATGACTCTAAGAAATGTCTTAGCTCAGTGGGCAAAGCGCTTAGTGTCTGCCTTGCACTTGCTTCCGATCCACCCGTATTCGTCCGACGATGGATTCAGTGTGGTGGATTTCCGTACGGTCAATCCGGAATTCGGCACGTGGCGAGATGTTGAGGCATTGGCTGCTGAGTATCAGTTGATGCTGGACGCGGTGATCAACCATGTATCGCAGCAAAGCGCTTGGTTTGCCGCCTACAAGCGCAATGAGTCTCCCTACAACCAATATTTCATCGAAGCGAATGACGCTTTCGAAGTGTCACAAGTATATCGCGCCAGGGCAACGCCGTTGCTCACCACCATTCAAACGTCAGTGGGAGAACGGCGCGTATGGACCTCGTTCAGTCATGATCAGATCGATCTTAACTACGCGAATCCCGAGGTGCTGCTGGAAATGCTCGATGTTCTGTTGAGCTACGTGCGGCATGGTGCACGGTGGTTAAGGCTGGATGCTGCCGGTCTATTATGGAAGGAGAGCGGGACCAGTTGTTTGCATTTGCCCCAGACGCATGCGGTGATTCAGTTGATACGCAGCGTGTTGGACCTCTCCGCGCCGCATGTTGGTATAGTGCCGCAAATCAATGGCCCGTGGTCGGAGAATGTGCCATACCTGGGAGACGGGCACAACGAAGCGCAAATGATTTACCATTACGCGTTGCCGGTAATGGTGTGGCATGCGCTGACCTTTGCGCGTTCGACAGAGCTACATGAGTGGCTTTCCACGCTATCATTGCCATCGGATGATACGTATCTGTATAATTTCCTGGCCTGTCATGATGGCATTAGCCTAAGACCGGCTCGCGGCCTGATAGCCGAGCCAGATCTCGCACAGATGCTTGAAGCAGCCGTGAACAATGGGGGACTGATTAACTTCCGAAAGGACCGAACCGGCCAAGAGGTACCCTATGAAGTGGCGATTACGTACTACGACGCTCTCAATGCTAAATCGCTGCCGGCGGACACAGCTGTTGCGCGCTTCCGAATAGCCCACGCAATATTGCTATCAATATCGGGTGTTCCGGCTATCTACTTTCAATCGTTGCTTGGCGCTCGCTCGTGGCACGAAGGATTCCTAAAGACGGGTATCAACCGAACACTGAATCGCCGCAAGTATCAACGTCAAGAGCTCGATATACTTCTAACGGACACACATTTTTATCATCATCGCGTTTATAGCGATCTGGCTCATCTTATTGCTGCACGACGGATAGAGGCGGCGTTTCATCCAAACGCCTCACAGCATATGCTGAAGTTGGATGCGCGTATTCTCGGTATACGCCGGGACCGCATGGATCAGTCGGGCTCAGTGTATGCGCTACATAACCTCAGCAGCGAGACTGTGACTTGGAGCTTGCGATCACAGACTGCGGGAGCACACGTGCAGGATCTTTTACATGCAACGTCATTTAGCGCCCAAGGCCATCGTTTTGGTGGAAGTCTAAAGCCCTATCAAGTGCGCTGGCTGCTGGAGCTCAGGACTTGA
- the thiL gene encoding thiamine-phosphate kinase, with the protein MNAPHDREERLLGLLRTRLGQPHAHVLCGIGDDAAVLESPGAPIVCTVDAQVEGIHFRSGYLTSQELGRRAYMVSASDLAAMGASPYAALLALTLPDDVTEEAVLDMCDGAALGAKEVGAPVVGGNLSGGALLSLTMTLIGIQKGPYLRRDGAELGDQIYVTGTVGQAALGLACLERGDTREDTLPFVERWRAPSARIREGASLGQVASSAIDLSDGLFTDLNRLTSASCLGAVVYCERLPIHPAHHALCKRFGLDAFSMAIYGGEDYELVFTSKNHAAASQMGTCIGEITEAPDGVRYLKDDGKRVALSAPRYMGW; encoded by the coding sequence GTGAACGCGCCTCACGACCGGGAGGAGCGTTTGTTGGGTCTGCTCCGGACACGGCTCGGGCAACCGCATGCGCATGTACTTTGCGGCATCGGAGATGATGCAGCCGTGCTCGAATCGCCGGGCGCACCCATTGTGTGCACGGTGGATGCTCAAGTCGAGGGCATCCACTTTCGTAGTGGGTACCTGACGTCGCAGGAGCTTGGGAGACGAGCGTACATGGTAAGCGCAAGCGACTTGGCGGCGATGGGGGCGAGCCCCTATGCCGCGCTGCTTGCTCTCACCTTACCAGACGATGTAACAGAGGAGGCGGTCTTAGATATGTGCGATGGCGCCGCATTGGGTGCCAAGGAGGTTGGGGCTCCTGTTGTGGGCGGAAACCTCTCAGGCGGCGCACTCTTGTCTTTGACCATGACTTTGATCGGGATTCAAAAGGGGCCATATTTGCGCCGAGACGGAGCGGAGCTGGGGGACCAGATTTACGTCACGGGCACGGTGGGTCAGGCCGCCCTTGGATTGGCATGCCTTGAGCGCGGCGATACCCGCGAGGACACGCTGCCTTTCGTTGAGCGCTGGCGTGCACCCTCGGCGCGTATCCGCGAAGGGGCCAGCTTGGGCCAAGTGGCTTCCTCCGCCATTGACCTCTCAGATGGGCTGTTTACGGATCTCAATAGACTAACGAGTGCATCGTGCCTCGGCGCGGTTGTGTATTGCGAGCGCTTGCCGATTCATCCTGCACACCACGCGCTCTGTAAGCGCTTTGGCTTGGATGCATTCTCCATGGCGATCTATGGCGGAGAGGACTATGAGTTGGTTTTCACCTCGAAGAACCATGCAGCGGCATCTCAGATGGGTACGTGCATCGGGGAGATCACTGAGGCCCCAGACGGCGTGCGGTACCTCAAGGACGATGGCAAACGTGTCGCGCTTTCAGCCCCTAGGTACATGGGTTGGTAG
- a CDS encoding ATP synthase subunit I: MTKRTPSWLRDPVLWWMLGIGAALSASCMLWGSPKMAKGIGIGCVVAAANWRALGWITQRMIAQPSRSSAALLYVFKMIAIVAVIAVLLRGSGIDALGFAMGLSTMVVAILAGNLLHSRAAG, from the coding sequence ATGACAAAACGCACGCCAAGCTGGCTGAGAGACCCTGTGTTGTGGTGGATGCTTGGCATCGGTGCCGCGCTATCCGCCTCGTGCATGCTGTGGGGCTCGCCTAAGATGGCCAAAGGCATAGGGATTGGCTGCGTTGTTGCGGCGGCCAACTGGCGCGCACTCGGCTGGATCACGCAGCGCATGATCGCGCAGCCCAGCCGTAGTAGTGCAGCGTTACTGTACGTATTTAAAATGATCGCCATTGTCGCTGTGATTGCGGTGCTGTTGCGCGGCAGCGGGATTGACGCCCTGGGCTTTGCGATGGGTCTTAGCACCATGGTGGTTGCCATCTTGGCCGGAAATCTGCTACATAGCCGCGCCGCGGGATGA
- the atpB gene encoding F0F1 ATP synthase subunit A produces MGPTWLAHGNIHLQHVFAALLVFFLLTGLGLLTYRHVSNVSRALVPEARLSPAVFMELVVQAVYGMMSDMMGPKAARFFLPLIGTCALLILFSNALGLIPGFVPATDTLNTTFAFAIIIFLSTHVFGVKEHGLAYFKHFFGPIIKWYALPLMLIMFVIETISHIVRPLSLAVRLMGNMFVDHTLLTVMVGLMVGLFGLLGVFIPIPLFVMVLGALVVVVQTVVFCLLSTVYIALAIQHDDH; encoded by the coding sequence ATGGGTCCGACCTGGCTGGCTCACGGCAACATTCACCTCCAACATGTGTTTGCAGCGTTATTGGTATTCTTTCTGCTCACAGGTCTCGGCCTTCTCACCTACCGTCACGTGAGCAACGTGTCCCGCGCGCTTGTTCCCGAGGCACGGCTCAGTCCGGCCGTGTTTATGGAACTCGTCGTTCAGGCCGTTTACGGCATGATGAGCGACATGATGGGTCCCAAGGCGGCCCGTTTCTTCCTCCCTTTGATTGGGACCTGCGCACTACTGATCTTGTTTTCCAACGCCCTCGGGCTGATTCCCGGCTTCGTACCGGCGACTGACACACTTAATACTACGTTTGCTTTTGCCATCATCATTTTTCTTTCGACCCATGTCTTCGGCGTCAAAGAGCACGGCTTGGCATACTTTAAGCACTTTTTCGGCCCCATCATCAAATGGTATGCGCTTCCGTTGATGTTGATCATGTTTGTCATCGAAACCATTAGTCACATTGTGCGGCCGTTGTCGTTGGCAGTCCGTCTGATGGGAAACATGTTTGTCGATCACACACTCTTGACGGTGATGGTGGGTCTGATGGTCGGCTTATTTGGACTTTTGGGCGTGTTCATCCCCATTCCTCTGTTTGTGATGGTTTTGGGCGCCCTGGTCGTGGTGGTGCAAACAGTGGTGTTTTGTTTGCTATCAACAGTGTATATCGCCCTGGCGATTCAACATGACGACCACTAA
- the pyrR gene encoding bifunctional pyr operon transcriptional regulator/uracil phosphoribosyltransferase PyrR has protein sequence MDSEAVAKSVGRIAVAMMAQIPASEHLALVGIRRGGVDVAKSIIAHLREKHVREFPLGTVDISLYRDDAATTLPSPKIGPSHIPFSIEGKDIVLVDDVLHTGRTVRAAIECLLDYGRPRRIWLAALCDRGQRELPISPDFVGMTLNVPAGTQVRARFGAPEGPCVVLRNRVAS, from the coding sequence ATGGATAGCGAGGCTGTCGCAAAAAGCGTCGGCCGTATCGCCGTGGCAATGATGGCGCAAATCCCTGCGAGCGAGCATCTTGCTCTAGTTGGTATACGTCGCGGCGGAGTAGACGTCGCAAAGAGCATCATTGCGCACCTACGAGAAAAGCACGTGAGGGAGTTTCCTTTGGGCACTGTGGACATTTCTCTTTATCGCGATGATGCGGCGACGACTTTGCCGAGCCCGAAGATAGGCCCGAGCCACATCCCTTTTTCCATCGAGGGTAAGGACATCGTGTTGGTGGACGATGTCCTTCATACAGGGCGCACAGTGCGTGCTGCGATTGAGTGTCTGCTTGATTACGGTCGACCGAGACGCATTTGGCTCGCGGCACTGTGCGATCGAGGACAACGTGAGCTGCCTATTTCGCCCGACTTTGTCGGAATGACGCTCAATGTGCCCGCCGGCACACAGGTGCGCGCGCGTTTTGGCGCGCCGGAAGGGCCCTGCGTTGTGCTGCGTAATCGAGTGGCCTCATGA
- a CDS encoding ATP synthase F0 subunit C: protein MKKLIKQGFAAMITFGWALPVFAQDAASAGSNEFTQTAVAYLAAGLGIGIAAFGGALGQGKAAAAALDGIARNPNASGKIFTPMLLGLALIESLVLYALLISLKLAGFF, encoded by the coding sequence ATGAAGAAACTAATCAAACAAGGGTTTGCGGCGATGATCACATTCGGTTGGGCATTGCCTGTTTTCGCGCAGGATGCTGCCTCTGCAGGCTCAAACGAGTTCACCCAAACTGCTGTGGCCTACTTGGCGGCAGGACTGGGGATTGGTATCGCGGCCTTTGGCGGTGCCTTGGGCCAGGGAAAGGCAGCGGCTGCAGCACTCGACGGGATAGCGCGCAATCCAAACGCCTCTGGCAAGATCTTCACGCCAATGCTGTTAGGGTTGGCGTTGATAGAGTCGTTGGTGCTGTATGCACTTTTGATCTCGCTGAAGCTTGCGGGCTTCTTTTGA
- the rsmH gene encoding 16S rRNA (cytosine(1402)-N(4))-methyltransferase RsmH — protein MREECMALLAPRRGGIYVDATLGLGGHAAAILAASAPDGRLIGMDRDPHALTIAKQNLREFGPRATLVRADFAQLRAMLLEMGVSHVHGLIADLGVSSLQLDSKERGFAFRYDAPLDMRMSATRGQTAEDVLASLSEGELADVLWRYGEERRSRAIARAIVKARARGDLTSTAQLAAVVLGAVGRYGKSRVHPATRTFQALRIYVNEELQQLERLLEDSPNVLCEGGVVVILSFHSLEDRMVKRAFRDAQVWHVLTKKPLTASLEERQANPRSRSAKLRAARRLGAEEMCSV, from the coding sequence ATGCGAGAAGAGTGCATGGCGCTACTCGCGCCGCGGCGAGGGGGCATCTACGTCGATGCCACTTTAGGCCTCGGGGGGCATGCTGCCGCGATCTTGGCTGCGAGCGCGCCGGATGGTCGTTTGATTGGGATGGATCGCGATCCACACGCGCTTACAATAGCCAAACAAAACCTCCGTGAGTTTGGCCCAAGAGCCACGTTGGTGCGTGCCGATTTCGCGCAGCTTCGGGCGATGCTTCTAGAGATGGGCGTCTCGCATGTTCATGGATTGATTGCAGATCTCGGGGTGAGCTCTCTTCAGCTTGACTCCAAAGAACGCGGCTTTGCGTTTCGTTACGATGCTCCGCTTGATATGCGCATGAGCGCCACCCGAGGCCAGACTGCAGAAGACGTCTTGGCATCATTGTCGGAAGGCGAGCTTGCGGACGTGCTCTGGCGCTATGGAGAAGAGCGACGGTCTCGCGCAATAGCCCGTGCCATCGTCAAAGCCCGAGCGCGCGGTGACCTCACCAGTACCGCACAACTTGCCGCCGTGGTGCTGGGCGCCGTCGGCCGTTATGGGAAGAGCCGTGTGCACCCCGCCACCAGGACATTTCAGGCACTACGCATTTATGTGAACGAAGAGCTCCAGCAGCTTGAGCGTCTACTCGAAGATAGTCCCAACGTATTGTGCGAAGGCGGCGTCGTGGTTATTCTCAGTTTTCATTCCTTAGAAGATCGCATGGTCAAGCGCGCGTTTCGCGATGCCCAGGTCTGGCATGTGCTTACGAAGAAGCCGCTCACCGCGTCGCTCGAGGAACGCCAAGCAAACCCTCGGTCGCGAAGCGCCAAACTCCGTGCAGCCAGGCGCCTCGGCGCAGAAGAGATGTGTTCCGTATGA
- a CDS encoding cell division protein FtsL, translating to MKARFLTLWSAAVVATALAFVMHLALRFETVRLGYAVSKARREQRSLLDNRRLLSLEAATLRQNGRIEYVARHVLGMEVPDGDRIVQVRRDRMASNIRGSR from the coding sequence ATGAAGGCCCGGTTTCTGACGCTTTGGTCGGCTGCGGTCGTGGCTACTGCATTAGCATTTGTCATGCACTTGGCGCTGCGGTTTGAAACCGTGCGGCTTGGTTACGCCGTCAGCAAAGCGCGCAGGGAGCAGCGGTCCTTATTAGACAACCGGCGCCTATTGTCGCTTGAGGCTGCTACACTGCGCCAAAATGGCCGCATCGAATATGTGGCAAGGCACGTGTTGGGAATGGAGGTGCCCGACGGTGACCGGATTGTTCAGGTGCGCCGTGACCGCATGGCGAGCAACATCAGGGGGAGCCGGTGA